The following proteins come from a genomic window of Purpureocillium takamizusanense chromosome 13, complete sequence:
- a CDS encoding uncharacterized protein (EggNog:ENOG503P24W~COG:S) translates to MPARESSRSINSKSRTHTTAAAATATTTAVGHGTTTVTKPRGKPRGMRRDRDCRTCKSRNVKCDLNRPRCLPCVEAGLACGGYPQRVVWTGASSTTTQTKATTSEPRHHHVLPPHATTAPAQGRRRRSSRGSISTSSPQSQSRPSTDELPPVPEVVSLAKLQGHDSHEVPSTSPRGGVDDHNSFINRLATFCQQIISARGRGGGGGGDGGDGSSSSSNGYLSDEAISLVAHLSDFVQARIQGYSSPAAAAATSAAAIPLHDTSGRQQGGPMTESMDAARHRLAALVGLNEALRVANPLALLAIAAFAFFEVYDSEFGEWQRHVYGARSLLDYHCRSRAELDALSGTVTGLAEIVARLVWFDVLGAVARQSTTGLIFDDWHREVLDEGGFFDVVGCPADTFDLYVRVAKSSDVASDHLHSCVLAMDQLSRLDPSDATDWGRSANAHRCAATIAVLAKLPPAAVGHAVASAATQRAMRSAVDRACQVIASTPPSSPFYIFMAVTAYMAGLHATTSQQRDAVRGYWQSCTTAGVPRYPCALAKCEATWASRGVMRGDMSWSPI, encoded by the coding sequence ATGCCTGCCCGTgagagcagcaggagcatCAACAGCAAAAGCCGGACCCAtaccacagcagcagcagcaaccgccaccaccacggccgtcgGCCATGGAACAACCACAGTCACCAAGCCGCGAGGCAAGCCGCGAGGCATGCGCCGCGACCGGGACTGCCGTACTTGCAAATCAAGAAACGTCAAGTGCGACTTGAACCGCCCTCGGTGCCTCCCctgcgtcgaggccggcctcgcctgCGGAGGGTACCCGCAGAGAGTCGTCTGGACCGGGGCATCGTCGACTACAACGCAGACAAAGGCAACAACAAGCGAACCCCGACACCATCACGTCCTCCCCCCGCATGCCACAACAGCACCAGCGCaggggcgtcgccgccggtcgtCGCGGGGAAGCATATCCACTTCGtcgccgcagtcgcagtcCCGCCCGTCCACCGATGAGCTCCCCCCGGTTCCGGAAGTGGTGTCCTTGGCGAAGCTGCAGGGACACGACTCACACGAGGTGCCCTCCACATCGCCCcgaggaggcgtcgacgaccacAACAGCTTCATCAACCGCCTGGCCACGTTTTGTCAACAGATCATCTCGGCTCGCGGCCgtgggggcggaggcggcggggacggcggggacggcagcagcagcagcagcaacggctATCTCTCCGACGAAGCCATCTCCTTGGTGGCGCATCTGTCCGACTTTGTCCAGGCCCGCATCCAGGGCTACTCgtccccagcagcagcagcagcaacatcagcagcagcaataccGCTCCACGATACTAgtgggcggcagcaaggGGGGCCCATGACCGAGTCCatggacgcggcgcgccatcgcctcgccgcgctcgtcggcctcaacgaggcgctgcgcgtcgcgaacccgctggccctgctcgccatcgccgccttcgccttcTTCGAGGTATATGACAGCGAGTTTGGCgagtggcagcggcacgtATACGGCGCAAGGTCGCTGCTCGACTACcactgccgcagccgcgccgagctcgatgCCCTCTCCGGCACGGTCAccggcctcgccgagatCGTGGCGCGGCTCGTGTGGTTCGACGtgctgggcgccgtcgcgcggcagAGCACCACGGGGCTCATCTTTGACGACTGGCATcgcgaggtcctcgacgagggcggcttcttcgacgtcgtcggctgccCGGCCGATACGTTTGACCTGTACGTGCGCGTCGCCAAGTCGTCGGATGTTGCGTCGGACCACCTGCACAGCTGCGTCTTGGCCATGGACCAGCTCTCCAGGTTGGATCCCTCCGATGCCACGGACTGGGGGCGCTCCGCCAACGCGCACAGATGTGCGGCGACCATTGCCGTGCTCGCGAAGCTTCCCCCCGCGGCAGTAGGTCATGCGGTAGCTTCGGCAGCGACGCAGAGGGCCATGCGCTCCGCGGTCGACAGGGCGTGCCAGGTCatcgcctcgacgccgccgtcgtcgcccttctACATATTCATGGCCGTGACTGCTTACATGGCTGGCCTGCACGCCACGACGAGCCAACAGCGGGACGCCGTGCGTGGATATTGGCAGAGCTgcacgacggcgggcgtTCCGCGATACCCCTGCGCGTTGGCCAAGTGCGAGGCGACTTGGGCAAGTCGCGGAGTGATGCGGGGAGATATGAGTTGGAGTCCGATATAG
- a CDS encoding uncharacterized protein (COG:G~TransMembrane:10 (i20-38o94-113i156-176o188-210i255-283o303-321i328-347o362-381i393-415o427-448i)~antiSMASH:Cluster_13.1~EggNog:ENOG503NUF0), whose amino-acid sequence MRSRLREYFTANYQPGERVLVQKIDFFILTFCCLSYFINYLDRSNLANAYVSGMKTELGFQGDQLNQINTCFTVGYVLGQVPSNLSLHYVKPRIWFPLMMILWGGLTMVTASVHNPQSIMAIRFFQGICEASTFVGTHYILGAWYTERELGKRSGIFTSSGLAGTMIGGFIQTGIYKSLHGRHGLSGWRWLFIVDGLLTVPVALYGFFLFPDTPQTTTAFYLSEAERRLAVSRVPKVEEQSPISLRFLKKVLSSWYWWGFVGLWVIAGETESFSSNSLLALYLQNHPTHKYTVAQLNNYPTGVAAAGIVSTLFWAALTDFLGGKRYLVGYFIGVTGVATSVMILVAHRDPTSDGSTAVVFGAYYWAGSVYACQATFFAWCNDAMRYEESVFRAVVLAGMNLGNNAVNAWWSIIFYGASMAPWFIRGMWAMIACSIALVVWSAGLSYLVRRNRKRIEVETEEAAAADVYSENKLAKEEAEG is encoded by the exons ATGCGTTCCCGCCTGCGAGAATACTTTACCGCCAATTACCAGCcgggcgagcgcgtcctGGTGCAAAAGATTGACTTTTTCATTCTCACGTTTTGTTGCCTGAGCTACTTTATCAACTAT CTGGACCGCTCCAACCTCGCCAATGCCTACGTGTCGGGCATGAAGACGGAGCTTGGCTTCCAGGGAGACCAGCTCAACCAGATCAACACCTGCTTTACGGTGGG CTACGTCCTGGGCCAGGTTCCGTCCAACCTCTCGCTGCACTACGTCAAGCCACGGATATGGTTCCCGCTCATGATGATCCTCTGGGGCGGGCTCACCatggtgacggcgtcggTGCACAACCCGCAGTCCATCATGGCGATCCGCTTCTTCCAGGGCATCTgcgaggcgtcgacgttTGTGGGCACGCACTACATCCTCGGCGCGTGGTACACGGAGCGCGAGCTCGGCAAGCGCAGCGGCATCTTCACGTCGTCGGGGCTCGCGGGCACCATGATCGGCGGCTTCATCCAGACGGGCATCTACAAGAGCCTccacgggcggcacgggctcagcggctggcgctggctgttcatcgtcgacggcctgctgACCGTGCCCGTCGCGCTCTATGGCTTCTTCCTGTTTCCCGACACGccacagacgacgacggcgtttTACCTGTCTGAGGCAGAGCGTCGGTTGGCTGTCTCCCGCGTGCCCAAAGTTGAGGAGCAGTCACCCATCAGCCTTCGCTTCCTAAAGAAGGTGCTCTCGTCGTGGTACTGGTGGGGGTTCGTCGGGCTCTGGGTCATCGCCGGCGAGACCGAGTCCTTCAGCTCCAACTCGCTGCTCGCGCTGTACCTGCAGAACCACCCGACGCACAAGTACACGGTCGCGCAGCTCAACAACTACCcgacgggcgtcgccgccgcgggcatcgTCTCGACGCTCTTCTGGGCCGCCCTGACCgacttcctcggcggcaagcgGTACCTGGTCGGCTACTTTATCGGCGTCACGGGCGTGGCCACGTCGGTCATgatcctcgtcgcgcaccgGGACCCGACGAGCGacggctcgacggccgtcgtGTTCGGCGCGTATTACTGGGCGGGCTCCGTGTACGCCTGCCAGGCCACCTTTTTCGCGTGGTGCAACGACGCCATGCGCTACGAGGAGTCGGTCTTTCGCgcggtggtgttggcggGCATGAACCTGGGGAATAATGCTGTGAATGCGTGGTGGAGCATCATCTTTTACGGCGCGAGCATGGCTCCGTGGTTTATC CGCGGCATGTGGGCCATGATTGCGTGCtccatcgccctcgtcgtctggaGCGCGGGGCTGTCGTATCTGGTGCGCAGGAACCGGAAACGCATCGAGGTAGAGACTGAagaagccgcggcggcggacgtgTACAGCGAGAAtaagctggccaaggaggaagCGGAGGGATGA
- a CDS encoding uncharacterized protein (EggNog:ENOG503NXK9~COG:F~MEROPS:MER0043475~antiSMASH:Cluster_13.1) — MGGGDDNKGAFRLAVLECDTPVPAVEQARGSYGEVFRQLLTKGLAGVHDNKFKGAEFALSKWDVVRSREYPKAEDVDGILLTGSKHTAFADDAWIVALVAYVKSFLETSSKPVVGICFGHQIIGRALGAAVGKSPGGWELSVDKIEATDEGRKILGVSSLSLHQMHRDAVLEVPQGLVNLGRSPSCAIQGLYKPGHVISFQAHPEFDGFIMDEILKTRRDQGIFTDDMFADGTSRAQRQHDGVLMATKIWEFLLATRA, encoded by the exons atgggtggcggcgacgacaacaaggGCGCGTTTCGCCTGGCGGTGCTCGAGTGCGACacccccgtccccgccgtcgagcaggcgcgcggGTCCTACGGCGAGGTGTTCCGCCAGCTACTCACCAAGGGACTCGCCGGAGTGCATGACAACAAGTTCAAGGGCGCCGAGTTTGCACTCAGTAAATGGGATGTCGTCCGGTCACGCGAGTATCCCAAGGCGGAGGACGTGGATGGCATTCTCTTGACGGGGAGCA AGCACACGGCgtttgccgacgacgcgtggatcgtcgcgctcgtcgcaTACGTAAAGTCCTTCCTCGAGACTAGCAgcaagcccgtcgtcggcatctgcTTCGGCCACCAGATCATCGGCCGCGCGCTGGGCGCCGCGGTCGGCAAGAGTCCCGGCGGGTGGGAGCTCTCGGTGGACAAGATCGAAGCCACAGACGAGGGCCGTAAGATCCTCGGTGTCTCGTCCTTG TCCCTCCACCAAATGCACCGCGACGCGGTCCTCGAAGTCCCCCAGGGGCTCGTCAACCTCGGCCGCAGCCCGAGCTGCGCCATCCAAGGCCTGTACAAGCCCGGCCACGTCATCTCCTTCCAGGCGCACCCCGAGTTCGACGGCTTCATCATGGATGAGATCCTCAAGACGAGGCGCGACCAGGGCATCTTCACCGACGACATGTTTGCGGACgggacgtcgagggcgcagcggcagcacgacgGCGTGCTCATGGCTACCAAGATTTGGGAGTTTCTGCTGGCGACGAGAGCGTAG
- a CDS encoding uncharacterized protein (EggNog:ENOG503P8GD~COG:S~antiSMASH:Cluster_13.1), translating into MRVMPIIRSRTGCFTCRRRKKKCNEEKPMCSGCRRNKLDCRWPTEAAAPSSSSLSVSSPSCSAVGKNQLPSPTESIHVSAAQRMERHAIIAASMSPEQPRRPHLPPQHPQEHERRQSRQEQHHLSPRLQRIEPAPEPVPTPAAVQPEEAQTPRDFFQVPPTEPGPGEMDLDLDDGDVEDVSQDVDRRSSSTSSHSTSSLESLPLQSGFLDDAVSDLALVSSGLLFDDSSGLQQDSGGGGIAMPMPLLPTTHGHSSYELLSYYLSRTANSMGNGSTDVNPFVAKLVPLAFSNPLVLQLILAQSAAHRQASKEPDASNEVAQRYYTDSLRMFRNVVGEYVGGKDENTLTLTVGSLILCLTEVARGDIHGTIFDHLTASKSLLTVLLSRAKAYTDDDLPDFLVEYYMHTAASSMISTDFRQSNHSLLSPHIEGAARMLVNRKYIGQLCGCWLELLLLIPQVFQLGQSIMGEADGGEQQQRPPPPSTDDIISFGFLQSQILAFFPSPVASPYSQLAGLVWKQGVLLYLWTILGTPQASSSSSSSLGGGSSSSSSAHRDLMDGAIAEAITALSQFPASVRVNTSLCWPLAVIGCCTADPGVQEILRARLQTMIDTIGLGNMRETLVLLERVWRQPVEETSPWTLYRTMQDHQIWISFA; encoded by the exons ATGCGCGTCATGCCCATCATCCGCAGCAGGACCGGCTGCTTCACCTGTCGCCGGCGCAAGAAGAAGTGCAACGAGGAGAAGCCCATGTGCAGCGGCTGCAGGCGCAACAAGCTCGACTGCCGCTGGCCGACAGAGGCagccgccccgtcgtcctcgtcgctctccgTCTCTTCTCCCTCCTGCTCTGCCGTCGGCAAGAACCAGCTGCCGTCTCCTACAGAGAGCATACATGTatccgccgcccagcgcatGGAGCGGCACGCCATCAtcgcggcgtcgatgagccCCGAGCAGCCCCGACGGCCGCATCTACCACCACAGCACCCGCAAGAACACGAACGCAGGCAGTCCCGGCAAGAACAACACCACCTGTCGCCTCGTCTGCAGCGCATCGAGcccgcgccggagccggtTCCGACTCCCGCTGCCGTTCAGCCGGAGGAGGCCCAGACCCCCCGTGATTTCTTCCAGGTTCCCCCCACCGAGCCCGGGCCGGGGGAGAtggacctcgacctcgacgacggcgacgtcgaggacgtgtCGCAGGACGTCGACCGGagatcgtcgtcgacatctTCACACTCTACGTCGTCCCTCGAAAGCCTGCCGCTGCAGTCgggcttcctcgacgacgcagtcagcgacctcgccctcgtcagctCCGGACTCCTCTTTGACGACTCCTCCGGCCTGCAGCAAGacagcggcggaggcggcatcgccatgcccatgccgctGCTCCCGACGACGCACGGCCACAGCTCATACGAGCTGCTCAGCTACTACCTCTCCCGGACGGCCAACAGCATGGGCAACGGCTCCACCGACGTCAATCCCTTCGTCGCCAAGCTCGTCCCGCTCGCCTTCTCCAACCCGCTCGTGCTGCAGCTGATACTGGCTCAGAGCGCGGCGCACCGCCAGGCGTCCAAGGAGCCCGACGCGAGCAACGAGGTGGCCCAGCGCTACTACACGGACTCGCTGCGCATGTTTCGAAACGTGGTCGGCGAGTATgtgggcggcaaggacgagaACACGCTCACGCTGACGGTCGGGAGCCTGATACTTTGTCTCACAGag GTTGCTCGCGGTGACATCCACGGCACCATCTTTGACCACCTCACGGCCTCAAAGTCCCTTCTGACAGTGCTCCTCAGCCGGGCCAAGGCCtacaccgacgacgacctccCCGACTTCCTCGTCGAGTACTACATGCacacggcggcctcgagcatgATCTCGACCGACTTTCGGCAGTCGAACCACTCCCTGCTCAGCCCGCACATCGAGGGCGCGGCCAGGATGCTGGTCAACCGCAAGTACATCGGCCAGctctgcggctgctggctcgagctcctcctgctcatCCCGCAGGTGTTTCAGCTGGGGCAGAGCATCATGGGcgaagccgacggcggcgagcagcagcagcggccgccgcccccttccaccgacgacatcatctcCTTTGGCTTTCTCCAGTCGCAGATCCTGGCCTTTTTCCCTTCACCGGTCGCCAGCCCGTAcagccagctcgccggcctcgtctgGAAGCAGGGCGTGCTGCTGTACCTGTGGACCATTCTCGGCACGCCGCaggcatcatcgtcatcgtcgtcgtcgctcggcggcggcagcagcagcagcagcagcgcgcacCGGGACCTCAtggacggcgccatcgccgaggccatcaccGCGCTGAGCCAGTTCCCGGCGTCGGTGCGCGTCAACACGAGCCTCTGCTGGCcgctcgccgtcatcggctGCTGCACCGCGGACCCGGGCGTGCAGGAGATtctgcgcgcccgcctgcagACCATGATTGACACCATCGGCCTGGGCAACATGCGCGAgacgctggtgctgctggagcgcgTGTGGAggcagcccgtcgaggagacGAGCCCGTGGACGCTGTACAGGACGATGCAGGACCACCAGATATGGATATCCTTTGCGTGA
- a CDS encoding uncharacterized protein (antiSMASH:Cluster_13.1) encodes MIKSGEVGGTTCRNSCEAFSYASPMRLRLAPYRPPVIPSGCWEAPLDHRMSDQRVIPSVPPAIDKRQRVSLRIASTNHSFSRPLIESISRLPALGGRRDGWMHRHSI; translated from the coding sequence ATGATAAAGTCTGGGGAAGTGGGAGGAACAACGTGCCGTAACAGCTGCGAAGCCTTCTCGTATGCGTCACCgatgcggctgcggctggctcCCTATCGCCCCCCTGTTATCcccagcggctgctgggaGGCACCACTCGACCATCGAATGTCAGATCAGCGCGTCATCCCGTCCGTGCCGCCAGCCATCGACAAACGCCAACGTGTATCGCTTCGCATCGCCTCAACCAACCACAGCTTTTCTCGTCCATTGATAGAGAGCATATCacggctgcctgccttggGCGGACGACGCGACGGATGGATGCATCGTCATTCCATCTGA
- a CDS encoding uncharacterized protein (EggNog:ENOG503NYFJ~TransMembrane:14 (i29-48o60-82i103-127o185-204i211-236o256-281i293-317o349-370i390-415o421-442i454-477o483-501i555-573o585-608i)~antiSMASH:Cluster_13.1~COG:T) — MVNVKQIANWFAPKAEKEKDGRDKWPSRTAFVLAAMGGAVGLGNLLRYPSVVFANNGVQWFIPYLIALFFLGIPVLILEISIGQAYRGGVIVAFNGINRYTKGVGLAVIMNGFIVATYYVPILSWVLRYFRSSFTSPLPWTSRGQEFYMRDAIRNVDPIPGNVSDGGGAVTDYTRYPGTGLVGETVGWCAFMWFLVWLCMFRGVGLTGRVVYVTMGLPIIMILILLGRGVSLPNAIDGIRMYFAEWHGEKLASGTIWQAACGQIFFSIGVGFGYFTSYASYNTRFANAVQDAFIIAISNSLYEVLAGFAVFGIIGFLGLRPEDGTELGTFTVGFLTYPLAISEMPGANVWAVFFFFTVAILGLSSAFALIESLVTMICDSDFGRRVSRTIIATGVVAVAFLLSLMYCTEFGFYLLDAMDTWINNLSLIFVVWFEGIVTMTLYRCRDVYGQVGVVAFAVHSSAYVLSMVLGVAVGQAVGPEAGAGVGFGLFVVGSVVAVLLARTPDSLPPRFWSRHAWLSKFWWLSFYSANQLRRDLNSIVAEGNNWSIPFIWGPIVRYVSCPILAIVVSFAYPSFYTKRMDPLHIFGFTVAHAVMLTIAFGFCLPRALDVFVPVDKRHDGSATYAPQVTILGASCGDVAVENGSAGQQQLEPCESERKE, encoded by the exons ATGGTCAACGTCAAGCAGATAGCCAACTGGTTCGCGCCAAAGGCggaaaaggaaaaggacGGTCGTGACAAGTGGCCATCGCGGACGGCCTTTGTTCTCGCTGCCATG GGAGGAGCCGTCGGACTGGGAAACCTACTGCGATACCCATCTGTGGTCTTTGCCAACAACGGCGTCCAGTGGTTCATACCGTACCTCATcgcgctcttcttcctcggcatACCGGTCCTGATCCTCGAGATATCCATCGGGCAGGCCTACCGCGGGGGCGTCATCGTGGCCTTCAATGGCATCAACCGCTACACCAAGGGCgtgggcctcgccgtcatcatgaaCGGCTTCATCGTCGCGACGTACTACGTGCCGATCCTGAGCTGGGTGCTGCGGTACTTCCGGTCGTCCTTCACGAGCCCGCTTCCGTGGACGAGCCGAGGGCAGGAGTTTTACATGCGTGATGCCATACGCAACGTGGACCCGATCCCCGGAAACGTtagcgacggcggcggtgccgtgaCGGACTACACGCGGTACCCCGGtacgggcctcgtcggcgagacgGTCGGGTGGTGCGCCTTCATGTGGTTCCTCGTCTGGCTCTGCATGTTTAGGGGCGTGGGCCTGACGGGGCGCGTTGTCTACGTGACGATGGGTttgcccatcatcatgatCTTGATCCTACTCGGCCGGGGCGTCTCGCTGCCGAATGCCATCGACGGGATCCGAATGTACTTTGCCGAGTGGCACGGGGAGAAGCTCGCTAGCGGCACCATCTGGCAAGCGGCCTGCGGGCAGATATTCTTTTCCATCGGCGTCGGGTTCGGCTACTTCACCTCGTACGCATCATACAACACGCGCTTCGCCAACGCCGTTCAGGACGCCTTTATCATCGCGATTAGCAACTCTTTATACGAAGTCCTGGCGGGGTTCGCGGTCTTTGGGATCATCGGGTTCCTGGGCCTAAGACCGGAAGACGGCACCGAGCTGGGTACTTTCACCGTCGGCTTCTTGACCTACCCACTCGCCATTTCTGAAATGCCGGGCGCCAACGTCtgggccgtcttcttcttctttaCCGTCGCGATCCTCGGCCTGAGCTCCGCGTTTGCGCTCATCGAGTCGCTCGTCACCATGATATGCGACTCGGACTTTGGACGGCGAGTGTCGCGCACAATCATCgcgacgggcgtcgtcgccgtggcgtTCCTCCTGTCGCTCATGTACTGCACCGAGTTTGGCTTTTacctgctcgacgccatggacacGTGGATCAACAACCTCTCCCTCATCTTCGTGGTGTGGTTCGAGGGCATCGTCACTATGACGCTCTATCGCTGTCGCGACGTGTACGGGCAGGTCGGCGTTGTTGCCTTTGCTGTGCATTCCTCGGCGTATGTTCTTTCCATGgtgctgggcgtcgccgtcggacaGGCAGTTgggcccgaggccggcgcgggcgtcgggtTCGGCTTGTTTGTCGTGGGCAGCGTCGTGGCTGTACTTCTTGCTCGCACGCCTGATTCCCTGCCTCCGAGGTTCTGGAGCCGACACGCCTGGCTGAGTAAATTCTGGTGGCTCTCGTTCTACTCG GCAAaccagctgcgccgcgaccTCAACTCCATCGTAGCTGAGGGCAACAACTGGAGCATACCGTTCATCTGGGGCCCAATCGTTCGCTACGTCTCGTGCCCCAttctcgccatcgtcgtctccttTGCGTACCCGTCTTTCTACACCAAGCGGATGGACCCGCTCCATATCTTTGGCTTCACCGTGGCGCACGCGGTCATGCTCACCATTGCGTTTGGCTTCTGTCTGCCTCGCGCGCTCGACGTCTTTGTCCCGGTGGACAAGCGGCACGATGGCAGCGCGACGTACGCGCCTCAGGTGACGATTCTCGGTGCCAGCTGCGGGGATGTGGCGGTAGAGAATGGAAGTGctggacagcagcagctggagcctTGTGAGAGCGAGCGAAAGGAATAA
- a CDS encoding uncharacterized protein (EggNog:ENOG503Q4ZA~SECRETED:SignalP(1-16~SECRETED:cutsite=AGA-FV~SECRETED:prob=0.3548)~COG:T~antiSMASH:Cluster_13.1), with translation MRFALAAVSGATLAGAFVIPGLPADFSGHNRQSRLSSAGGGHAHDAADEANNHHDDALWQGRLPSQDTLVSTLGGTADRLASAFDSAVDAVEDARHELSDKLTEVLSGHPHDDDKHKHRHLTIYELIQHSEYTTKFAKIVDEHPSIVKLLNSTKAGNYTLFVPTDEAFKDVPDHDGDKPDKEFVEKVLRYHVGLGEYPAKRILTTHTLPSALDEPWLGDEPQRLRTSVGFQGVTVNFYSKVVAANIEAKNGIIHAVNHILVPPPMVGRVISLFPSHFSTLLLAYEKTDFVKFIHGVKMTGSTVFAPSNDAFQRLGPRANAFLFNTEKGLKYLKALLKYHIAPNATLYSDAFYDKTDKHEKVDNAGGREHYDLGTLLGEARISVDIARLGGFSAIRVNGFAHVSVRDGLAKNGVIQVLDKVLIPQHKHEGHDDDVSDIAIEDLVQRLEPYV, from the exons ATGAGAttcgctctcgccgccgtgtcgggcgcgaccctcgccggcgccttcGTCATTCCGGGGCTCCCGGCCGACTTCAGTGGCCATAACAGGCAGAGTCGCCTCTCctccgctggcggcggccacgctcacgatgccgccgacgaggccaacaaccaccatgatgatgccctctggcagggcaggctCCCATCCCAGGACACCCTCGTCTCTACCCTTGGAGGGACCGCCGACCGCTTAGCCAGTGCGTTTgacagcgccgtcgacgccgtcgaggacgcccgcCACGAGCTATCGGACAAGCTCACCGAGGTCCTGTCGGGTCACCcccacgacgatgacaagCATAAGCACCGCCACCTGACCATCTACGAGCTCATCCAGCACAGCGAGTACACGACCAAGTTTGCCAAGATTGTCGACGAGCACCCGAGCATCGTGAAGCTGCTCAACAGCACAAAGGCCGGCAACTACACGCTCTTTGTGCCGACCGATGAGGCCTTCAAGGATGTgcccgaccacgacggcgacaagcccGACAAGGAGTTCGTCGAAAAGGTCTTGAGATATCACGTCGGGCTGGGCGAGTATCCTGCCAAGCGCATCCTCACGACGCACACCCTCCCGTCCGCCCTGGACGAGCCgtggctgggcgacgagccaCAGCGCCTGCGCACCAGCGTCGGCTTCCAAGGCGTCACCGTCAATTTCTACAGCAAGGTCGTTGCCGCAAACATT GAGGCCAAGAATGGCATCATCCATGCCGTCAACCACATCCTGGTCCCGCCCCCGATGGTCGGCCGAGTCATCAGCCTCTTCCCGAGCCATTTCTCTACCCTTCTTCTCGCCTACGAAAAGACAGACTTTGTCAAGTTCATCCACGGCGTCAAGATGACGGGCAGCACCGTCTTCGCGCCCAGCAACGACGCcttccagcgcctcggcccccGCGCAAACGCGTTCCTCTTCAACACGGAAAAGGGGCTCAAGTATCtcaaggcgctgctcaaATACCACATTGCGCCCAATGCGACGCTCTACAGCGATGCCTTCTACGACAAGACGGACAAGCACGAAAAGGTAGACAATGCCGGCGGCAGGGAGCATTATGACCTCGGCacgctcctcggcgaggcgcgcatCAGCGTCGATATTGCGAGGCTCGGTGGCTTCTCGGCCATCCGCGTCAATGGCTTCGCCCACGTCTCGGTCAGGGATGGGCTTGCCAAGAACGGCGTCATCCAGGTCCTGGACAAGGTGCTCATCCCGCAGCACAAGCACGAGgggcatgatgatgacgtcAGTGACATTGCCATCGAGGATCTTGTCCAGAGACTTGAGCCGTACGTTTAG